One genomic segment of Pempheris klunzingeri isolate RE-2024b chromosome 21, fPemKlu1.hap1, whole genome shotgun sequence includes these proteins:
- the sec22c gene encoding vesicle-trafficking protein SEC22c, whose translation MSLILFAFVVRVRDGLPLSASTDFEHKRELQERKQQLRTISKALGRFPDRGTVKGQELNIFFVSSEGVSYMTVCHCSLPVAKAFCFLEDLRWEFTACFNSTVVALAARPYPFLEFDSTIQKLKQQYNQSRGPALEVTLAEVQEDLRIHPPQVIHLEEVELTNGIANGHMEQSPGSGQTLRLEPVTAQGILSLVLNIMCASLNIIRGVHLMEYTFQDDYDGIWNVVAFLLAFVCCVFQCHLYLFHSSLKKPKSFILLSVIVLCNLYLLGLRNAWQLIFHISVASLSTFLILTRKLQDRTNDCGV comes from the exons ATGTCTCTGATCCTGTTTGCCTTCGTGGTTCGGGTCAGGGATGGACTACCCCTGTCAGCATCCACGGACTTTGAACACAAACGAGAGCTCcaggagaggaagcagcagctcaGGACCATCAGCAAGGCACTGGGCCGTTTCCCTGACAGAGGGACCGTCAAGGGCCAGGAGCTTAACATATT CTTCGTCTCGTCAGAGGGTGTATCCTACATGACTGTGTGCCACTGCAGCCTCCCTGTTGCTAAGGCCTTCTGCTTCCTGGAAGATCTGCGCTGGGAATTCACAGCATGCTTCAATAGCACTGTTGTTGCCTTGGCAGCCAGGCCATATCCATTTTTGGAATTTG ACAGCACCATTCAGAAGCTAAAGCAGCAGTACAACCAGAGTCGGGGTCCGGCCCTGGAGGTGACACTGGCGGAGGTCCAGGAGGATCTGAGGATCCATCCACCACAAGTAATTCacctggaggaggtggagctcaCCAACGGCATCGCAAATGGGCATATGGAGCAAAGTCCTGGATCAG GTCAGACTCTAAGACTGGAACCAGTGACAGCACAGGGCATCCTCTCTCTCGTCCTAAATATCATGTGTGCATCTTTGAACATAATCCGTGGTGTTCACCTCATGGAGTACACATTCCAG GATGATTATGATGGGATATGGAACGTCGTGGCATTTCTTCTGgcttttgtctgctgtgtgtttcag TGTCACCTCTACCTGTTCCACTCGTCTCTGAAGAAACCCAAGTCCTTCATTCTGTTGAGTGTGATCGTCCTATGCAACCTTTACCTGCTGGGCCTGAGGAACGCGTGGCAACTGATCTTTCACATTTCAGTCGCCTCCCTTTCCaccttcctcatcctcacccgCAAACTCCAAGACAGAACCAATGACTGTGGGGTTTGA